Sequence from the Fictibacillus arsenicus genome:
AAACGCGGGAAAGTTCCCGGATTCCTGTTAAAAAGTCTCCCGTAATATCGTGCATTGCAGCTAAAAGAAGGTTCCCGAGCGAGTGACCGGTTATACCGTCACCCACCTTGAACCGGTGCTGAAACATTTTTTCTACAAGCGGCTCTACTTCAGAAAGCGCAGCGATCACATTTCTGACGTCGCCTGGAGGGGGCATATCATAATCCCTCCTCAGTCTTCCTGAACTGCCGCCGTCATCTGCAACCGTAACGATAGCAGTAATATCTACAGGATAGTGCTTCAAACCGCGAAGGAGAACGGAAAGACCCGTTCCTCCGCCAAGCACTACCACTTTCGGCTGCTTCTTCATCTATACTTTATCCTTTCCCATATCTCTGTGGCTGCTGAATGTAACGTATTCTTTGGATAGTGCGTTTCCGATATATTCAGCAAGGGCTACAGAACGGTGCTTTCCGCCTGTACAGCCGATTCCGATTATGAGCTGACTCTTTCCTTCACGCTTGTATTGCGGAACCATAAAGTGAAGAAGGTCAAGCAATTTCTCTAAGAATTTGTTTGTCTCCGGCCATTTTAAAACATACTCAGATATGTCCGGCTCAAGCCCTGTTCTCGGTCTCATATGCTCAATGTAATGAGGGTTCGGCAAGAAACGAACGTCAAATACTAAGTCAGCGTCAATCGGCATGCCATATTTAAAACCGAATGACATTACATTGACCGTAAACGGATGTGCAGCGTTCGCAGAATAGCGCTGAATGATGCGCTCACGCAATTGCAGTGGTTTAAGGTCTGATGTATCGAGAACTTGCTGAGCTCTTCCCTTTAACTCTTCCAGCATTTCACGTTCCTGCGTTATGCCTTGAAGAGGATTTCCGCTTTTCGCCAGCGGATGCGAACGGCGCGTTTCCTTATATCGGCGGACAAGAGTAGCATCCTTGCAGTCTAAATATAAAATCTGCGGCTGAATGTCTGATGAGACCGCAAGCTGGTCAAGCGTTGAAAACAACTGATCAAAAAACTCACGGCCGCGAAGGTCCATTACGAGTGCTACCTTATTGAGCTTGCCAGCAGATTCTTGCATCAATTCTACAAATTTAGGGAGTAGTGCAGGCGGCAGATTATCTACACAGAAGTAGCCTAAATCCTCGAAGCTCTGCATGGCCACCGTTTTTCCGGCTCCTGACATTCCTGTAATAATCACCATTTGTACGTCTTGTCTTTCCATGCCATATCCCCCCTGTAAACTATGTTCAATTCTTATGTTGCCGGCACCATTTTAAGCCGGATCTAATCGATAGGAAAGCAATTCAAAATCAGGTGTATACGTGAATGTGCCAAAAATCATATTGCTTCCTTTTGTCACATAATCCAAAATGTGATGATCCCCTGGTGCCATCGGCAGTTCTCTCACTTCATCGACCGGCTTCCAGGCTAATTTACCTTCTTCACATTCCTCTAGCGCTTCACCTTCTGAATCTGTTGCTAAAAAGGTAAACATCATCCATTCCGATACGATTTTGTCACCTTGTTTAATAATAAAATTAAAAACACCCTTTAATTGCGGGTTCTTTAAATAAATACCTGTTTCTTCCCGGTATTCCCGGATAACAGTGTCACGGATCGACTCTTCAGACTCCATTTTACCTCCGGGTGCTACCCACCAGCCCCGTCTAGGCTTTTGCAGCAAAAGCACTTGATTATCTTTGATTAACACACAGTTTGTTACTCTTTGCACTTATTTCACCTCAGGGCTTTGTCTATATCGTTTAGTATACTAAATTATGTAACCCCTCACAATACAGACGCCTCAAGGGTTGAACGTATTTAGTATTCTTAGTTTTAAAGTATCGTTTTCGTCTTATTATGTGATAAGATCCCGATAAATAAAAAAAGGACTTCGCTCAACACATTGATTGAAGCTTAGGATCGTTGAATCAACCATTCGAATAACTTTCAAACGCTATAATCCCGGAAACTTTGGCAATAATCCCGCGAATTTCATTGTTAATTCCGCGAGTTTTGGCAGTAATCCCGCGAGTTTCATCGGTAATCCCGCGAGTTTCATCGGTAATCCCGCGAATTTCATCGGTAATCCCGCGAATTTGTATTGCTGCCTCCTCTAACTGCCCTAAAAAAACAATGCACAATATCAAAACATATTAGGCCCATACATAAAAAAAGGACACGAAGCATAGCTCCGTGTCAAAGTCTTGCCTTTATAAAAAGGGGGTCAATTTCTTATTTTTATATTACCCCACAATTGTTTCACCACTGTTACAAGTTGATTAATTAGAAGTTACGTTTTTTAACTTTTCAGCCAAATTTTCCACATAGTGCTGTGCAGCCTGTGCAGCGATACTTCCATCACCTGTTGCCGTAACAATTTGACGAAGCGTTTTTTCACGAATATCACCAGCAGCAAAGATACCTGGGATCTTCGTTTCCATTTGTTCGTTCGTTTCTACATAACCGTTCTCGTTCGTGATACCAAGGTCTTTGAACGCTCCATTTAGCGGAAGCATCCCGATATAAATGAATACACCGTCTGTTTTAAAATCTGACTCTTCCCCAGTTTCAGTATTCACAAGGGTTACGCTTCCCACTTTGTTATTATCAGCATGTACTTCTTTTACGGAATGATTCCAGATAAAATCGATCTTATCATTGTCAAACGCACGCTGCTGAAGGATTTTTTGAGCACGAAGCTTATCACGTCTGTGAACAATAGTTACCTTTGTCGCAAAACGTGTTAAGTACACGCCTTCTTCAACTGCAGAGTCTCCACCGCCAACAACAACCAGCTCACGGCCTTTAAAGAACGCTCCGTCACAAACCGCACAATAAGATACACCGCGGCCTGATAATTCTTTTTCACCAGGTATACCAAGCTTTTTATATTCTGCACCTGTAGAGATAATAATCGAGCGGGCTTTGTATGTTTTGCTGCCTGCTTTGATCGTCTTATATTCTTCACCGTCGATGATTTCTTTTACATCACCATACGCGTATTCAGCACCGAACTTTTTTGCGTGCTCAAACATTTTGTTTGAAAGTTCTGGTCCTAAAATATGGTCAAAGCCAGGGTAGTTCTCAACGTCTTCTGTATTTGCCATCTGTCCACCTGGAATTCCGCGTTCGATCATAATCGTATCCAAATTCGCACGGGATGTGTAAACCGCAGCAGTCATACCCGCTGGTCCTGCACCTAATATAGCTACATCATAAATTTTTTCTTCACTCATTAAATTACACTCCTTATATAAGGAAATTCTTATTTACTATACGTCTATCCTATCGGCTCATAGGAGCAAAGTCCAAGATTCTGCTCATACGTTACGATTTACCCAGCTGATCAGCTTTTTAATCCTTAAGGAGAGGACAGAAACCGAAACATCGTACAATCCAGCGATTGCTTTTTGAGTTGATTTACCTCTTTGCTTACGTGCCAAGTGGTCGATCGCCGCTGCGATTGCTTTTTCATTATCAAAGATTCTTTCGCCCTTAACCTCTGACAGCTTTATAGCTTCTGACCAGTAAAAAAGAACTTGCTCATCAATTGCAGAGCCGCTTTCTTTAACAATCTGAAGAACATCAAGTGCCTGAGTTAATAAACCTGAAGGACTCCCTACTTCTACGAGAGCTTCTTCATGTGCTAGTTTAACCGGAAATTCCGGATGGTGCTCAAGCATGATGTTTGCAGCAATTTCTTTTACAAAAAGAGATTCTTCCTTGCGCATACAAAAATCACGAAGAGTCTCGTAGGCCTCTTCATTTTTATTCCCTCTAAGTAAAAATAAATGCGTGATTTTGTTTTTTTCCAGCCCTTTACGTACATGCTGGATATGTTCCATCGCTTTGATCTGGCGGTCTTTTTTCGGCTTGTTCTGCTTGTTCGAGGGAATGCGGTACTGATAGTCTCCGCCTGACACCGTCAGTTCACCGTTTT
This genomic interval carries:
- the rapZ gene encoding RNase adapter RapZ, whose translation is MERQDVQMVIITGMSGAGKTVAMQSFEDLGYFCVDNLPPALLPKFVELMQESAGKLNKVALVMDLRGREFFDQLFSTLDQLAVSSDIQPQILYLDCKDATLVRRYKETRRSHPLAKSGNPLQGITQEREMLEELKGRAQQVLDTSDLKPLQLRERIIQRYSANAAHPFTVNVMSFGFKYGMPIDADLVFDVRFLPNPHYIEHMRPRTGLEPDISEYVLKWPETNKFLEKLLDLLHFMVPQYKREGKSQLIIGIGCTGGKHRSVALAEYIGNALSKEYVTFSSHRDMGKDKV
- a CDS encoding NUDIX hydrolase; protein product: MQRVTNCVLIKDNQVLLLQKPRRGWWVAPGGKMESEESIRDTVIREYREETGIYLKNPQLKGVFNFIIKQGDKIVSEWMMFTFLATDSEGEALEECEEGKLAWKPVDEVRELPMAPGDHHILDYVTKGSNMIFGTFTYTPDFELLSYRLDPA
- the trxB gene encoding thioredoxin-disulfide reductase, translated to MSEEKIYDVAILGAGPAGMTAAVYTSRANLDTIMIERGIPGGQMANTEDVENYPGFDHILGPELSNKMFEHAKKFGAEYAYGDVKEIIDGEEYKTIKAGSKTYKARSIIISTGAEYKKLGIPGEKELSGRGVSYCAVCDGAFFKGRELVVVGGGDSAVEEGVYLTRFATKVTIVHRRDKLRAQKILQQRAFDNDKIDFIWNHSVKEVHADNNKVGSVTLVNTETGEESDFKTDGVFIYIGMLPLNGAFKDLGITNENGYVETNEQMETKIPGIFAAGDIREKTLRQIVTATGDGSIAAQAAQHYVENLAEKLKNVTSN